One Paenibacillus riograndensis SBR5 DNA segment encodes these proteins:
- a CDS encoding PrkA family serine protein kinase, with protein sequence MTFLEKLLTYRDKENDLFWEGTFLDYLGLVRENPQIAGTAHELVYRMIESAGVNDLGDGRREYKFFSGTLFGLEDAIQLLVEEYFRPAAQRLDVRKRLLLLMGPVSGGKSTLVTLMKNGLEAFTRTPEGAQYAIKGCPMQEEPLHLIPRELREEFRREYGVHIEGELCPVCRMRLEQEHGGRIEEMPVVRVLFSESERTGIGTFAPSDPKSQDIADLTGSIDFSTITQYGSESDPRAYRFDGELNKANRGLMEFQEILKCDEKFLWNLLSLTQEGNFKAGRFALISADELIIAHTNETEYRAFISNKKNEALHSRMIVMRIPYNLQARQEERIYRKLVDASGLNNQVHLAPNALWTASVFTVLSRLKEPKRPEIDLIKKMYLYDGVEVDGVKGGDVEELRREHPGEGMSGVDPRYVINRISSALIRGNKSCINALDVLRSLKEGLDQHASISKEERERLMNLITLARKEYDHKAKTEVQRAFVFSFEESARTILNNYLDNVEAYCSGYKMRDPITSEEGDPDEKLMRSIEEQIGITENQKRAFREEILIKISTFARRGRQFEYTSHEPLKDAIEKKLFADLKDVIKITTSSMNPDENQLKRMNEVSRRLIEHNGYCATCANELMKYVGGLLNR encoded by the coding sequence ATGACGTTCTTGGAAAAACTTCTCACCTATCGGGACAAAGAAAACGACCTCTTCTGGGAAGGGACCTTTCTCGATTATCTGGGCCTTGTCAGAGAGAACCCTCAAATCGCCGGAACCGCCCACGAGCTGGTTTACCGGATGATTGAGTCAGCTGGGGTGAACGACCTGGGTGACGGACGGCGGGAGTACAAATTTTTCAGCGGCACCCTGTTTGGCCTGGAAGACGCCATTCAGCTGCTGGTGGAGGAATATTTTCGCCCGGCTGCCCAGCGCCTCGATGTCCGCAAGCGGCTGCTGCTGCTCATGGGCCCGGTCAGCGGCGGCAAGTCAACGCTGGTCACGCTGATGAAGAACGGACTGGAGGCCTTCACCCGCACCCCCGAAGGCGCCCAGTATGCTATCAAAGGCTGCCCGATGCAGGAGGAGCCATTGCACCTGATCCCCCGTGAGCTCCGCGAGGAATTCCGCCGGGAATACGGGGTCCACATCGAAGGCGAGCTCTGCCCGGTCTGCCGGATGCGCCTGGAGCAGGAGCATGGCGGGCGGATCGAGGAGATGCCTGTGGTGCGGGTGCTTTTCTCGGAGAGTGAACGGACAGGCATTGGCACCTTCGCCCCATCCGACCCCAAGTCGCAGGATATCGCCGATCTTACCGGCAGCATCGACTTCTCGACGATCACCCAATACGGCTCCGAATCGGACCCCCGGGCCTACCGGTTCGACGGGGAGCTGAACAAGGCCAACCGCGGCCTCATGGAGTTTCAGGAAATTCTGAAATGCGACGAGAAATTCCTCTGGAATCTGCTGTCGCTGACCCAGGAAGGCAATTTCAAAGCGGGAAGATTTGCACTCATTTCTGCCGACGAGCTCATCATCGCCCACACGAACGAAACCGAATACCGCGCTTTTATCTCCAATAAAAAAAACGAAGCCCTCCACTCCCGCATGATCGTAATGCGTATACCCTATAATCTCCAAGCCCGCCAGGAAGAGCGGATCTACCGCAAGCTGGTGGATGCCTCAGGGCTGAATAATCAGGTGCATCTTGCGCCGAACGCGCTATGGACTGCCTCTGTCTTCACCGTATTGTCCCGTCTCAAGGAACCCAAGAGACCCGAAATCGATCTGATCAAAAAAATGTATCTCTACGACGGTGTCGAAGTCGACGGCGTCAAAGGCGGCGACGTTGAAGAGCTGCGCCGGGAGCACCCAGGCGAAGGCATGTCGGGCGTCGACCCCCGGTATGTCATCAACCGTATTTCCAGCGCACTGATCAGGGGCAATAAATCCTGCATCAACGCCCTGGACGTGCTCCGCTCGCTGAAAGAAGGCCTCGACCAGCACGCCTCGATCTCCAAGGAGGAACGCGAGCGCCTGATGAACCTGATCACACTGGCCCGCAAGGAATATGACCATAAGGCCAAGACCGAGGTGCAGCGCGCTTTTGTTTTCTCTTTTGAGGAGTCGGCCCGTACGATTCTGAACAATTACCTCGATAATGTTGAGGCCTACTGCAGCGGCTATAAAATGAGGGACCCGATCACCTCCGAGGAAGGCGACCCGGATGAGAAGCTGATGCGCTCCATCGAAGAGCAGATCGGCATTACCGAGAATCAGAAACGGGCCTTCCGTGAGGAGATTCTGATCAAGATCTCTACCTTTGCCCGCCGGGGACGGCAGTTCGAATATACGTCCCACGAGCCGCTGAAGGACGCCATTGAGAAGAAACTGTTCGC
- a CDS encoding SDR family NAD(P)-dependent oxidoreductase produces the protein MEARPLIGFYCSSKWAVEGLHESLAQEVKDFGIKVTLPEPGAYATEFGASGKRVPEMDVYADVRKQVFTRLSNKKTRQPSSDCRSRSQSRGRSGTPTTICARLGSLAYGTRHLC, from the coding sequence ATCGAGGCAAGGCCGCTCATCGGCTTCTATTGCTCCTCCAAATGGGCGGTCGAAGGACTCCACGAAAGTCTGGCGCAAGAGGTCAAGGACTTTGGGATTAAGGTGACGCTGCCCGAACCCGGTGCCTATGCGACTGAGTTTGGCGCTTCAGGTAAGCGAGTACCGGAAATGGACGTCTATGCCGATGTACGGAAGCAGGTGTTCACGCGTCTATCAAACAAAAAAACGCGGCAACCCTCAAGCGACTGCAGAAGCCGTTCTCAAAGTCGTGGACGCAGCGGAACCCCCACTACGATTTGCGCTCGGCTCGGAAGTCTTGCCTATGGCACGCGGCATCTATGCTAA
- a CDS encoding TetR/AcrR family transcriptional regulator, with protein MIVTREEVVQSATRLFKERGFLSTTIQDIADDCGIAKGSVYKYFPSKEDLFSEVFNQCHNNYFDQVDELTRLPGLSPEEQFVQQIVLRFRYFMEYKHILVEFTELPIQQDPKFQPLRHKVRGRLIRWHRECLLHVYGEEIQPFLWDLVAIYRAILKEYLFWIVYEERSLSLEETAKFILDKLHVLVKHMMTSDLKSMLNQTSFERYLNWGLEDRQGEKGQILSELFREMDTAINTIPAGAVHRSEIRELYRFIQTEVSKEAANHPLIQASLFYLEREKELKSLVVQLRNIIFSGV; from the coding sequence ATGATTGTGACAAGGGAAGAGGTAGTACAATCAGCGACGAGGCTTTTTAAGGAACGCGGGTTTCTTTCGACGACGATACAGGATATTGCCGATGATTGCGGTATTGCCAAAGGATCGGTCTATAAATACTTTCCTTCCAAAGAGGATCTCTTTAGCGAGGTATTTAATCAATGTCATAACAACTATTTTGATCAAGTCGATGAGCTGACACGTCTTCCCGGACTATCGCCGGAAGAACAGTTTGTTCAGCAGATCGTTTTGCGATTCCGCTACTTTATGGAGTACAAACATATTTTGGTCGAATTTACTGAGCTCCCTATTCAACAGGATCCCAAGTTCCAGCCGCTCAGACACAAGGTTAGGGGGCGGCTCATTCGATGGCATAGAGAGTGCTTGCTGCATGTGTATGGTGAGGAAATCCAACCGTTCCTATGGGATTTGGTTGCCATCTATCGGGCAATTCTGAAGGAATATCTATTTTGGATTGTATATGAGGAGAGGTCGTTATCACTCGAGGAAACGGCGAAGTTCATCTTGGACAAGCTCCATGTGCTCGTTAAGCATATGATGACGTCCGATCTTAAGTCTATGCTGAACCAAACTTCATTCGAGAGGTATTTAAACTGGGGATTAGAGGACCGGCAGGGTGAGAAGGGGCAGATTCTTTCAGAACTGTTTCGGGAGATGGATACGGCTATTAACACGATCCCGGCCGGTGCCGTACATCGTTCGGAAATACGGGAGCTTTACCGTTTTATCCAGACGGAGGTTAGCAAGGAGGCAGCGAATCATCCGTTGATACAGGCCTCGCTGTTCTATTTGGAGAGGGAGAAGGAACTTAAAAGTCTGGTCGTTCAGTTAAGAAATATTATATTCTCGGGTGTTTAG